ACTGTCGCCAGGTTATTGCGATACTTGGGATCCTTGGGAGATCGTTCGCAGGCCATCGTCAAATGTTCGACGGCCCGAGCAGCGTCCTTTTGGCGGGCGTAGCACAGTCCGAGGTCGTTCTGTACAAGACCACTCTTAGGATGGGCCGCCGCGGCGCGATTATAGGTTTCGATCGCTTTTGGGAAGTTTCCCTGGCGGTCGTACAACCGACCAATACTAATGAGTGAGGCGAGATCGTTGGGCGCGACCTTCAGGGCCTTTTCATACTGCTGCAGCGCTTCGGGGAACTTCCCCTTGGTTTCGTACATCCGGCCAGCAGCGATCAGAATATCGGGAGTGATTGCTTTCGTCTTGCTATCCAAGCTGGTTGGGTCGTCGGTAGGAACTGCTGACTTGGTTCCCTTCCAAGCGAACACCGAACCCACGGCCGCCGTCGACTTGTTCCACGCGTTGCTGACGTAGTTACCGCTCGTGGCCTTTGGTTGCTGATAGGCACCTCCAGCACCGGACGAGAAGTCTTGCGACAGACCATCGTATTTCTGCTTGCCGACATCGGGTGTCGCCGAGCTGAACATGCCCCCCGTGCCACCAGATCCGCTGCCCCACCAACCCCAGGGCGATTTGCAGCCTGTATTTAGTGCACAGACCAACAGGGTGCAAGTTGCGACGAAACGCAACGTACGACGACCGAACGATGGTTGATATTTCTTCATCGTGCACCTCTCCTCGCAACAAACAGCCTCTCCGGCTTCGAACAGCCGCGACGCATGTCTTGCCGCGGTTCGGACGCGACGAAGCGCGCCCCTGTTTGTCATCGTCGCGCGGGCCAAGTTGGCTAAAGTCGAATCGTGCCGACAATGCGCAGGATGCTGAGAAGAACGAATGCGCTGCTAGCGAAAACATCCGCTGGCAGCGTTCCGTTGGCGAAGCTTAGAGTCCCTTTTCACCTTCAAGGCTCTGCGGCAAATCACTCAAGTCATCGAGACCGAAAAGATCGAGAAACCGACCAGTCGTAAGAAACTGTGGCGGTGCCTTTGGTTCGGCTCGTTGGACCCGTAGAACATCGCGGCGAACCAATTGTGATAGCACGGCACCACTGGGTTTGCCGCGCAGCCGTTCGACTTCGTCGGCGGTGATGGGTTGCTGATAGGCAACGATTGCCAGCACATCGACGGCCGATTGCGACAGACGGGCTTCTTTCACCCGGCCATAAAACCGATCGCGAATCGGCCCCCACTCGCGACGTAGTTCCAACCGATAACCGGCCCCATGCGCGGCAACGTGATAAACGGAGCCATCGCGTTCGTAGCTATCATTCAGCTCTTGAACCAGTTCGTCGATTTCTGCTGGCCGCACGCCACGCATCAGGCCGGCGATTTGTTGACTGGTGAGTGGCTCGCCTAAGGGATGACCGACAAACAACATCGCTTCGAGAATTGTCAGTGGCGTGACTTCCGCGGCGTCATCGTCGTCCCCATCAATTACGTCGAGCGGTTCGTCATCGCTCTCCGCAGACGTTTCCTTCGAACTCTCAGGCGCGACAGTTGTCTCAGCTTCAACTCGCTTGGCCGCGGCTTCGTAGGGATCGGCCGCCTCGGTCATGAGCGAAGCGTAGGCCTGGCCGAATTCTTCTAACGACAGGCCCGCATCATCGGGCTCTTGAAAATGCGCCAGACCAAGGGACTCAGCGATTTCTGCGGGATCGGGATCTTCAAACACGACTACGCGCGGTGTCGAGGCCGAGCGCGGCCCACGTTTGTTTACAGCAGTTGCGTTTGGCTGCTCGTCGGGCGTAGGCGCGGACGGCACATCGGACTTCGCGGACTTCTTGCGTGCCATCCAGGTTCAACCTAATCCTTCCCCTTGTGCTCGACATCTTTCCAATACTTCTCGAAGGCCCCCTTCACGTGAAAATCGGGGCTGTTGTCGAGATCGTGGCACTCCATGCACTTTCGCTCGGCCACACCGCCAGCCAGCGACAGTTTCATGGCGTCGCGCCGGCTGGTGACTTCCGCTTGAGCCAGTTGCACCGTTCCACTTTCGGCTTCCACGTGCGCGGAACCAGGACCGTGGCAGTTTTCGCAACCGTTGTGCCGCATCAGCGGAGTTTCTGTCAGTGAGGTGTAGCCCGAGGTAAAGGGAAAGAACTTTTGTGGTTCCCAACCCGTCACGTGGCAACTAAGACATTCGGGATC
Above is a window of Anatilimnocola aggregata DNA encoding:
- a CDS encoding tetratricopeptide repeat protein, with the protein product MKKYQPSFGRRTLRFVATCTLLVCALNTGCKSPWGWWGSGSGGTGGMFSSATPDVGKQKYDGLSQDFSSGAGGAYQQPKATSGNYVSNAWNKSTAAVGSVFAWKGTKSAVPTDDPTSLDSKTKAITPDILIAAGRMYETKGKFPEALQQYEKALKVAPNDLASLISIGRLYDRQGNFPKAIETYNRAAAAHPKSGLVQNDLGLCYARQKDAARAVEHLTMACERSPKDPKYRNNLATVLVENGRTEEAFRHLKALNSEGAAHYNLAYLLVGRGKQEEAAQHLRLALQVEPELSAARELLAQMGGVPEQNVQQPYAQVNAQQPMDQRQQALSLFQAGPVQRTAPTGQSPFQQASQTTSNPVEIVFPTAPANTQQPPSAPTAFAAPQPTAYPQQVPAAQPDGSYRIADDETPQLLPPVTE
- the scpB gene encoding SMC-Scp complex subunit ScpB, whose amino-acid sequence is MARKKSAKSDVPSAPTPDEQPNATAVNKRGPRSASTPRVVVFEDPDPAEIAESLGLAHFQEPDDAGLSLEEFGQAYASLMTEAADPYEAAAKRVEAETTVAPESSKETSAESDDEPLDVIDGDDDDAAEVTPLTILEAMLFVGHPLGEPLTSQQIAGLMRGVRPAEIDELVQELNDSYERDGSVYHVAAHGAGYRLELRREWGPIRDRFYGRVKEARLSQSAVDVLAIVAYQQPITADEVERLRGKPSGAVLSQLVRRDVLRVQRAEPKAPPQFLTTGRFLDLFGLDDLSDLPQSLEGEKGL